A window of Streptomyces sp. NBC_01241 genomic DNA:
GCACGAGCCGCATCCGCACGAGTCCCCGAAGTCGATGACCATCCCCATGATCATCCTGGCGTTCGGTTCCGTCTTCGCCGGTGGCCTCTTCTCCATCGGCGACCGCTTCCTGAACTGGCTGGAGCCCGTCACCGGACACAGCCACGGACACGCCCCGGTCAGCGCCACGACCGTCACGGCCGCCACCATGGTCGTGCTCGTCATCGGTGTCGCGATCGCCTGGGCGATGTACGGGCGCAAGCCGGTGCCGGTCGTCGCCCCGCGCGGCTCGCTGCTCACCCGGGCCGCCCGCCGCGATCTCCTCCAGGACGACTTCAACCACGTGGTCCTGGTCCGCGGCGGCGAGCACCTCACCCGCTCCCTGGTGTACGTCGACCACACCCTGGTCGACGGCGTCGTCAACGGCACGGCCGCGTCGATGGGCGGGCTCTCCGGCCGGCTGCGCAAGCTGCAGAACGGCTACGCCCGCTCCTACGCGGTCTCGATGTTCGGCGGTACAGCGATTGTCATCGCCGCGACCCTGCTGATGAGGGCGGTCTGATCACATGTCCTTTCCTCTCCTGACAGCGACGGCGGCGCTCCCGGCGATCGGCGCGGTCGCCACCGCCGCCGTCCCCGCCGCGCGACGCACCGCGGCCAAATGGCTGGCGCTGCTCTTCTCGCTGGCCACGCTCGTCCTGGCGGGCCTCGCGCTCGCCCGCTTCGAGCCCGGCGGCGCCCGCTACCAGCTCACCGAATCGCACGCCTGGATCAAGGACTTCGGCGTCCGGTACGAACTGGGCGTGGACGGCATCGGGGTGGCGCTCATGGCGCTCACCGCGCTGCTGATCCCCTTCGTCATCCTGGCCGGCTGGCACGACGCCGACCCCCTGGAGACCAAGTCCTCGCGCTGGCGCCCCACCCAGGGCTTCTTCGCCCTGATCCTGATGGTCGAAGCGATGGTGATCCTCTCCTTCGAGGCCACCGACGTCTTCCTCTTCTACATCCTCTTCGAAGCCATGCTCATCCCGATGTACTTCCTCATCGGCGGCTTCGGGGACCGGGCCCACGCAGGCAGCGACGAGAGCGCGGCGGCGCAACGCTCGTACGCCGCGGTGAAGTTCCTCCTCTACAACCTGGTCGGCGGGCTCATCATGCTGGCCGCCGTGATCGGGCTGTACGTGGTCGCGGGGACGTTCTCGCTCTCCGAGATCGCCGAGGCCCGGGCGAACGGCTCGCTCTCCATGGCGACCGGGACGGAGCGCTGGCTCTTCCTCGGGTTCTTCTTCGCCTTCGCGGTGAAGGCCCCGCTGTGGCCGCTGCACACCTGGCTGCCCAACGCCATGGGCGAGGCGACCAGCCCGGTCGCCGTCCTGATCACCGCGGTCGTCGACAAGGTCGGCACGTTCGCGATGCTCCGCTTCTGCCTCCAGCTCTTCCCGGGGGCCAGCAAGTGGGCGACGCCGGTGATCATCGTCCTGGCGCTGATCAGCATCGTGTACGGGGCGCTGCTCGCCGTCGGCCAGCGCGACATCAAGCGGCTGATCGCCTACGCGTCGATCTCGCACTTCGGTTTCATCATCCTCGGCATCTTCGCGATGACGAGCCAGGGCCAGTCGGGCGCCACGCTCTACATGGTCAACCACGGGATCTCGACCGCCGCGCTGATGCTGGTGGCGGGCTTCCTGATCACCCGGCGCGGGTCGCGGCTCATCGCCGACTACGGCGGGGTGCAGAAGGTGGCGCCCATTCTGGCCGGCACCTTCCTGATCGGCGGTCTGGCCACCCTGTCGCTGCCCGGACTCGCCCCGTTCGTCAGCGAATTCCTGGTCCTGGTCGGCGCGTTCAGCGCGTATCCGGCGGCGGGCGTCATCGCCACGACCGGCATCGTGCTCGCCGCGCTGTACGTCCTCGTCCTCTACCAGCGGACGATGACGGGCCCCGTGAAGGCCGAGGTCCAGGGCATGGCGGACCTCAAGGTCCGGGAGCTGGTGGTGGTACTGCCGCTGATCGCGCTGCTGCTCTTCCTGGGTGTCTACCCGAAGCCGCTGACGGAGATCGTCAATCCGGCGGTGCAGCACACCATGTCGGACGTCCAGAAGAAGGACCCCCAGCCTGAGGTGGAGGCCGCCAAGTGAGCGCAACAGCTGTCCACAGCCTGTGGACAATGGCGGGCGGGGTGACATCGGCGGCCCCGGCCGAGAAGTTCAAGGCACCGGTCATCGAGTACGCCCAGCTGACCCCGGTCCTCATCGTGATCGGTGTCGCCGTGGTGGGCGTACTCGTCGAGGCCTTCGTGCCGCGCCGGTCCCGCTACTACACGCAGGTCTTCCTGACGGTCGTCGCCCTCGCCGCCGCGTTCGCCGCGGTCGTCGGCCTGGCGGCCGGGGGATACGGCACGACGAAGGCGCACATCGCCGCGATGGGCGCCCTCGCGATCGACGGTCCGACGCTGTTCCTGCAGGGCACCATCCTGCTGACCTCGCTGGTCGCCGTCTTCACCTTCGCCGAGCGCCGGCTCGACCCCGCCGCGCACGGAAAGCGCGTCGACTCGTTCGCCGCCCAGGCCGCGTCGGTCCCCGGCAGCGACAGCGAGAAGGCCGCGGTCAGGGCCGGGTTCACCACCACCGAGGTCTTCCCGCTGGTCCTCTTCTCGGTGGCCGGCATGCTGGTCTTCCCGGCGGCCAACGACCTGCTGACGCTCTTCGTGGCCCTGGAGGTCTTCTCCCTCCCGCTCTACCTCCTGTGCGCCGTCGCCCGCCGCAAGCGGCTGATGTCGCAGGAGGCCGCGGTGAAGTACTTCCTGCTCGGCGCCTTCTCGTCGGCGTTCCTGCTCTTCGGGATCGCCCTGCTGTACGGGTACGCGGGCTCCGTCTCGTACGCCACCATCGCGAACGTGGTCGACGGCTCCGTCACACAGATCGACCCGGCGCTCGCCGACACCATGGGCAACGACGTGCTGCTCCTGATCGGCGGCGCGATGATCCTGACCGGTCTGCTGTTCAAGGTCGGCGCCGTCCCGTTCCACATGTGGACCCCGGACGTCTACCAGGGCGCCCCGACCCCGGTCACCGGCTTCATGGCCGCGGCCACCAAGGTCGCCGCGTTCGGTGCGCTGCTGCGCCTGCTGTACGTGGTCCTGCCGGGCCTCGCCTGGGACTGGCGCCCGGTCATGTGGGCCGTCGCGATCGTCACGATGCTGGGCGGTGCGATCGTCGCCATCACCCAGACGGACATCAAGCGCCTGCTCGCCTACTCCTCGATCGCCCACGCCGGCTTCATCCTCGCCGGTGTCATCGCGGCCACCCCGGAAGGCATCTCGTCGGTCCTCTTCTACCTCGGCGCATACTCCTTCGTGACGGTCGGCGCGTTCGCCGTCGTCACCCTGGTGCGCGACGCGGGCGGCGAGGCGACGCATCTGTCGAAGTGGGCGGGGCTCGGCCGGCGCTCGCCACTGGTCGCCGCGGTCTTCGCGGTATTCCTGCTGGCCTTCGCCGGCATCCCGCTCACCTCCGGGTTCTCCGGAAAGTTCGCCGTCTTCAAGGCGGCGGCGGACGGTGGCGCGGTCGGGCTGGTCGTGGTCGGTGTGATCTCGTCGGCGATCGCCGCGTTCTTCTACATCCGGGTCATCGTGCTGATGTTCTTCAGCGAGCCGAAGGCCGACGGACCGACGGTCGCCGTCCCGTCCCCGCTGACGATGACGACGATCGCGGTCGGCGTCGCGGTCACGCTGGTGCTGGGCCTCGCCCCGCAGTATTTCCTGGACCTGGCCGGTCAGGCGGGAGTGTTCGTGAGGTAGCGCACACGCGTACAGCCGGTACGCAGCCACGACAACGCCGGACGGGCCCCCGAAGTCAAGCCCGTCCGGCGTTGTCGTAGGCGGCGCCTATCGTGGCAGGGGACGGCGGCAGGACGGAACGGGACGGTCCCGCGACGGGCCCGGGATCTCGGGGGACAGAACGATGAGCGTGACGGGCGGGACCATGGATGTGACCGAGAGCGAGGCGCGGCAGACGCTGCACCGGGTGTTCGGGTACGAGGCGTTCCGCGGGGAGCAGGAAGCGGTCGTCGACCACGTGGTGGCGGGCGGCGACGCCGTCGTGCTCATGCCGACCGGTGGCGGAAAGTCCCTCTGCTACCAGATCCCGGCCCTGGTCAGAGCCGGTACGGGCATCGTCATCTCGCCCCTGATCGCCCTGATGCAGGACCAGGTGGACGCGTTGCGGGCGCTCGGTGTCAGAGCCGGCTTCATGAACTCCACGCAGGATTTCGACGAGCGCCGTTCGATGGAGGCCCAGTTCCTCGCCGGTGAGCTCGACCTGCTCTACCTGGCCCCGGAGCGGCTTCGCCTGGACGCCACGCTCGGTCTGCTCTCCCGTGGCGAGATCTCCGTCTTCGCGATCGACGAGGCGCACTGCGTGGCCCAGTGGGGCCACGACTTCCGCCCGGACTACCTGGCCCTCTCCGTTCTCGGCGAGCGCTGGCCCGGCGTACCGCGCATCGCCCTGACGGCGACCGCGACCGGCGCGACGCACCAGGAGATCACCCAGCGCCTGGGCATGCCGGACGCGAAGCACTTCGTCGCCAGTTTCGACCGGCCGAACATCCAGTACCGGATCGTGCCGAAGGCCGACCCGAAGAAGCAGCTTCTCTCCTTCCTCAAGGAGGAGCACGCCGGGGACGCGGGCATCGTCTACTGCCTGTCGCGCAACTCGACCGAGAAGACCGCCGAGTACCTCTGCCGCAACGGTGTCGAAGCCATCCCGTACCACGCCGGTCTGGACGCGGGCACGCGCGCCGTCCACCAGTCCCGCTTCCTGCGTGAGGAGGGCCTGGTCGTCGTCGCGACCATCGCCTTCGGCATGGGCATCGACAAGCCCGACGTCCGCTTCGTCGCCCACCTCGACCTGCCGAAATCGGTCGAGGGCTACTACCAGGAGACCGGCCGCGCCGGACGTGACGGGCAGCCGTCCACGGCCTGGATGGCGTACGGGCTCCAGGACGTCGTCCAGCAGCGCAAGCTCATCCAGGGCGGCGAGGGCGACGAAGCCTTCCGCCGCCGCGCGGCCGCCCACCTGGATTCGATGCTGGCCCTGTGCGAGACGGTCCAGTGCCGCCGCGCCCAGCTCCTGACGTACTTCGGCCAGGAGCCCGTGGCGGCGGCCTGCGGCAACTGCGACACCTGCCTCACCCCGCCCCTGACCTGGGACGGCACGGTGGTCGCGCAGAAGCTGCTGTCGACCGTGGTACGGCTGAAGCGGGAGCGCGGACAGAAGTTCGGTGCGGGCCAGATCATCGACATCCTGCTGGGCCGCAAGACCGCGAAGGTCATCCAGTTCGACCACGACCAGCTCTCGGTCTTCGGCATCGGCGAGGAGCTGGCCGAGGCCGAATGGCGCGGAGTCGTACGGCAGTTGCTCGCCCAGGGGCTGATCGCCGTCGAGGGCGAGTACGGCACGCTGGTGCTGACGCAGGAGAGCGGCTCGGTGCTGGGCCGGGAGCGCGAGGTGCTGCTGCGCAAGGAGGCGCCGAAGCCTGCGTCGCGCTCCACGAAGGGCGAACGCAAGGCGAAGTCCCAGGCGGCCGGCGTCGAACTGGCCCCCGAGGCCGTCCCGGTCTTCGAAGCGCTTCGGACCTGGCGCGGCGCCCAGGCGAAGGAGCAGGGCGTCCCGGCGTACGTCATCTTCCACGACGCGACACTGCGCGAGATCGCCACGGTGCGGCCGGACTCGGTGTCCGCGCTGGGCGGGATCAGCGGCCTGGGTGAGAAGAAGCTGGCGACGTACGGGGAGGGGGTGCTGGCGGTGCTCGCGTCGTTCGGCGAGGCCACGGCGGTGCCGGCAGCCGGTGCGGAACCGTTGCC
This region includes:
- a CDS encoding NADH-quinone oxidoreductase subunit M; its protein translation is MSFPLLTATAALPAIGAVATAAVPAARRTAAKWLALLFSLATLVLAGLALARFEPGGARYQLTESHAWIKDFGVRYELGVDGIGVALMALTALLIPFVILAGWHDADPLETKSSRWRPTQGFFALILMVEAMVILSFEATDVFLFYILFEAMLIPMYFLIGGFGDRAHAGSDESAAAQRSYAAVKFLLYNLVGGLIMLAAVIGLYVVAGTFSLSEIAEARANGSLSMATGTERWLFLGFFFAFAVKAPLWPLHTWLPNAMGEATSPVAVLITAVVDKVGTFAMLRFCLQLFPGASKWATPVIIVLALISIVYGALLAVGQRDIKRLIAYASISHFGFIILGIFAMTSQGQSGATLYMVNHGISTAALMLVAGFLITRRGSRLIADYGGVQKVAPILAGTFLIGGLATLSLPGLAPFVSEFLVLVGAFSAYPAAGVIATTGIVLAALYVLVLYQRTMTGPVKAEVQGMADLKVRELVVVLPLIALLLFLGVYPKPLTEIVNPAVQHTMSDVQKKDPQPEVEAAK
- the nuoN gene encoding NADH-quinone oxidoreductase subunit NuoN, which produces MSATAVHSLWTMAGGVTSAAPAEKFKAPVIEYAQLTPVLIVIGVAVVGVLVEAFVPRRSRYYTQVFLTVVALAAAFAAVVGLAAGGYGTTKAHIAAMGALAIDGPTLFLQGTILLTSLVAVFTFAERRLDPAAHGKRVDSFAAQAASVPGSDSEKAAVRAGFTTTEVFPLVLFSVAGMLVFPAANDLLTLFVALEVFSLPLYLLCAVARRKRLMSQEAAVKYFLLGAFSSAFLLFGIALLYGYAGSVSYATIANVVDGSVTQIDPALADTMGNDVLLLIGGAMILTGLLFKVGAVPFHMWTPDVYQGAPTPVTGFMAAATKVAAFGALLRLLYVVLPGLAWDWRPVMWAVAIVTMLGGAIVAITQTDIKRLLAYSSIAHAGFILAGVIAATPEGISSVLFYLGAYSFVTVGAFAVVTLVRDAGGEATHLSKWAGLGRRSPLVAAVFAVFLLAFAGIPLTSGFSGKFAVFKAAADGGAVGLVVVGVISSAIAAFFYIRVIVLMFFSEPKADGPTVAVPSPLTMTTIAVGVAVTLVLGLAPQYFLDLAGQAGVFVR
- the recQ gene encoding DNA helicase RecQ, which codes for MSVTGGTMDVTESEARQTLHRVFGYEAFRGEQEAVVDHVVAGGDAVVLMPTGGGKSLCYQIPALVRAGTGIVISPLIALMQDQVDALRALGVRAGFMNSTQDFDERRSMEAQFLAGELDLLYLAPERLRLDATLGLLSRGEISVFAIDEAHCVAQWGHDFRPDYLALSVLGERWPGVPRIALTATATGATHQEITQRLGMPDAKHFVASFDRPNIQYRIVPKADPKKQLLSFLKEEHAGDAGIVYCLSRNSTEKTAEYLCRNGVEAIPYHAGLDAGTRAVHQSRFLREEGLVVVATIAFGMGIDKPDVRFVAHLDLPKSVEGYYQETGRAGRDGQPSTAWMAYGLQDVVQQRKLIQGGEGDEAFRRRAAAHLDSMLALCETVQCRRAQLLTYFGQEPVAAACGNCDTCLTPPLTWDGTVVAQKLLSTVVRLKRERGQKFGAGQIIDILLGRKTAKVIQFDHDQLSVFGIGEELAEAEWRGVVRQLLAQGLIAVEGEYGTLVLTQESGSVLGREREVLLRKEAPKPASRSTKGERKAKSQAAGVELAPEAVPVFEALRTWRGAQAKEQGVPAYVIFHDATLREIATVRPDSVSALGGISGLGEKKLATYGEGVLAVLASFGEATAVPAAGAEPLPVPEAGPTAQTAPAPEPGPAVVPAAPVPAASAAPGGRVASAAELPEAVGEATPVVEPPTAPRPAAQAPAPRPAVSVTVPEADPEWGWDEEPPEYE